The following are from one region of the Hydrogenimonas sp. SS33 genome:
- the gltX gene encoding glutamate--tRNA ligase, whose product MAVTRFAPSPTGYLHIGGLRTALYNYLWARKTGGAFKLRIEDTDLSRNSAEATKKIIEAFDWVGLDYDGEPVYQSDRFDLYRSYILKLLDEGKAYKCYMTKEELDKLREEQMARKERPRYDGRYRDFTGTPPAGVEPVVRIKAPLEGEIVFDDGIKGTVTIKASEVDDFIIARSDGTPTYNFVVAIDDALMGITDVIRGDDHLYNTPKQIVVYEALGFELPRFYHVPMILGPDGKKLSKRHGATDVMEYKAQGYLPEALLNFLVRLGWSHGDQEIFSLEEMLEHFDPSDINASASQYNPDKLLWLNAHYIKNSPNERLAKLLEDFGLYLLSHDKREILLDIFKERAKTLKEMAQGIKEVLETPESYDEKSLKKAMKGEAAEILKAFADALENAGELHLPTDYHALMERFVKEKEIGFGKIGMPLRVALIGKLGGPDLSDVMSIIGKEETVARIQKLLEHLR is encoded by the coding sequence ATGGCAGTCACACGATTCGCACCCTCCCCGACGGGGTATCTCCATATCGGCGGTCTGCGCACCGCACTCTACAACTATCTCTGGGCCCGCAAAACCGGCGGCGCGTTCAAACTCCGCATCGAAGACACGGACCTGAGCCGCAACTCGGCGGAGGCGACGAAGAAGATCATCGAAGCATTCGACTGGGTAGGGCTGGACTACGACGGCGAGCCGGTCTACCAGTCCGACCGCTTCGACCTCTACAGGAGCTACATCCTCAAGCTCCTGGACGAGGGCAAAGCCTACAAATGCTACATGACCAAGGAGGAGCTGGACAAACTCCGGGAAGAGCAGATGGCCCGCAAGGAGAGGCCCCGCTACGACGGCCGCTACCGCGACTTTACCGGCACGCCCCCGGCGGGTGTGGAGCCGGTCGTGCGCATCAAGGCACCGCTGGAGGGGGAGATCGTCTTCGACGACGGCATCAAGGGGACCGTCACCATCAAAGCCAGCGAAGTGGACGACTTCATCATCGCCCGCAGCGACGGGACGCCTACCTATAACTTCGTCGTCGCCATCGACGACGCGCTGATGGGCATCACCGATGTCATCCGCGGCGATGACCACCTCTACAACACCCCCAAGCAGATCGTCGTCTACGAAGCGCTGGGCTTCGAGCTGCCCCGCTTCTACCATGTGCCGATGATCCTGGGGCCCGACGGGAAGAAGCTCTCAAAACGCCACGGTGCCACTGACGTCATGGAGTACAAGGCGCAAGGGTACCTGCCCGAAGCGCTCCTCAACTTCCTGGTGCGGCTGGGCTGGAGCCACGGCGACCAGGAGATCTTCAGCCTGGAGGAGATGCTCGAACACTTCGACCCCTCCGACATCAACGCGAGTGCGAGCCAGTACAACCCCGACAAGCTGCTGTGGCTCAATGCCCACTACATCAAGAACAGCCCCAACGAACGACTGGCGAAGCTGTTGGAAGATTTCGGCCTCTACCTGCTTAGCCACGACAAGCGGGAGATTCTGCTGGACATCTTCAAAGAGCGCGCCAAAACCCTCAAGGAGATGGCGCAGGGCATCAAGGAGGTGCTCGAAACCCCCGAAAGCTACGACGAAAAGAGCCTGAAAAAGGCGATGAAAGGGGAGGCCGCCGAGATTCTCAAGGCCTTCGCCGATGCGCTTGAAAATGCGGGCGAACTCCATCTGCCCACCGACTACCACGCGCTGATGGAGCGCTTCGTGAAAGAGAAGGAAATCGGCTTCGGCAAGATCGGCATGCCCCTGCGCGTCGCCCTCATCGGCAAGCTGGGCGGCCCCGACCTCAGCGACGTCATGAGCATCATCGGGAAAGAGGAGACGGTCGCCCGTATCCAAAAACTGCTGGAGCACCTGCGGTAG
- a CDS encoding peptidylprolyl isomerase, producing MLKILTAFALTVAVTLQAGLVDAVSIVVNDQPITLYEIYKTEHKLGLSKKKAVEHLIREKLKKEEMKRLGVQVDDFDVNNEIEKIAQQNGIDSLKLRSVIEQRGMRWSDYKNEVKQRLLQEKLYKQILSTKIQPPSEATLKEYYKLHIGEFSIPEAVQVVQYSSADRKALMEQMQNPMAQVPGVSQQAQTIPADKLNRQLLFLLTQTPKGHFTQVIPVNGQYVAFFVQDFINPHPIPFEKVKNQVYAKWMEEKRKEAIKSHFDKLRASAEVKVLRAP from the coding sequence ATGTTGAAAATTTTGACCGCTTTTGCTCTTACCGTTGCCGTGACACTTCAGGCGGGCCTCGTCGATGCCGTCAGCATCGTCGTCAATGACCAGCCCATCACCCTCTACGAAATCTACAAGACCGAGCACAAGCTGGGGTTGAGCAAAAAGAAGGCGGTGGAGCACCTGATCCGCGAAAAGCTCAAGAAAGAGGAGATGAAACGCCTCGGCGTACAGGTGGACGACTTCGACGTCAATAACGAAATCGAAAAGATCGCCCAGCAAAACGGCATCGACTCCCTGAAACTGCGCTCCGTCATCGAGCAGCGGGGAATGCGCTGGAGCGACTACAAAAACGAAGTGAAGCAGCGTCTTTTGCAGGAGAAGCTCTACAAGCAGATTCTCAGCACCAAGATCCAGCCCCCCAGCGAAGCGACGCTGAAGGAGTACTACAAACTCCATATCGGCGAATTTTCGATCCCAGAAGCCGTACAGGTTGTCCAGTACTCCTCCGCCGACCGCAAAGCGCTGATGGAGCAGATGCAAAACCCGATGGCCCAGGTCCCCGGCGTCAGCCAGCAGGCCCAGACCATTCCCGCCGACAAACTCAACCGCCAGCTTCTCTTTCTGTTGACCCAGACTCCCAAAGGCCACTTCACCCAGGTCATCCCGGTCAACGGCCAGTACGTTGCCTTTTTCGTCCAGGATTTCATCAACCCCCATCCCATCCCTTTCGAGAAGGTGAAAAACCAGGTCTACGCCAAATGGATGGAAGAAAAACGCAAAGAGGCGATCAAAAGCCACTTCGACAAACTCCGCGCTTCGGCGGAAGTGAAGGTGCTGCGGGCTCCCTGA
- a CDS encoding type II toxin-antitoxin system RelB/DinJ family antitoxin, with protein MAKVQTSLRIEEETLKEAKEILASLGMNFSEAVNVFAAMVVQKKGLPFDVKIPEYPPITYEEAKEKVRKSLNGISKKSGKKADLFFDELLDR; from the coding sequence ATGGCAAAAGTACAGACATCCCTGCGCATCGAAGAGGAGACATTGAAAGAGGCGAAAGAGATTCTCGCCTCTTTGGGTATGAACTTTTCCGAAGCGGTCAATGTTTTCGCTGCCATGGTGGTTCAAAAAAAGGGCCTTCCTTTTGATGTCAAAATTCCGGAGTATCCCCCCATCACCTACGAGGAAGCGAAAGAGAAAGTCCGTAAATCGCTCAATGGCATTTCCAAAAAGAGTGGAAAAAAGGCAGACCTCTTTTTCGACGAACTGCTCGATCGATGA
- a CDS encoding type II toxin-antitoxin system RelE/ParE family toxin yields the protein MKSYEVLIEPEAQKDLREIYDFIASNDTHAKAKNFLHKLEEAILSLDTMPKRHRKSIYVDREDVRDMVVYGYTICYAVKEDRVHVLTVFRQRPF from the coding sequence ATGAAATCATACGAGGTTTTGATTGAGCCGGAAGCCCAGAAGGATTTGAGGGAAATTTACGACTTTATCGCTTCTAACGATACGCATGCGAAAGCGAAAAATTTCTTGCACAAATTGGAAGAAGCGATTCTTTCACTCGACACCATGCCGAAACGGCATCGAAAAAGTATTTATGTCGATCGTGAAGATGTGCGCGATATGGTAGTTTACGGATATACGATCTGTTATGCCGTCAAAGAGGATCGTGTCCATGTTCTGACGGTTTTCAGGCAAAGGCCCTTCTAA
- a CDS encoding acetyl-CoA carboxylase biotin carboxylase subunit, giving the protein MAEIKRILIANRGEIALRAIRTIKEMGKEAVAVYSTADKDASYLRLADATICIGGPKSSESYLNIPAIIAAAEVSECDAIFPGYGFLSENQNFVEICQFHGIKFIGPSVEVMALMSDKSKAKQVMKEAGVPVIPGSDGAIKDVEEARKLAGEMGYPVILKAAAGGGGRGMRVVEDESYIENAFLAAESEAITSFGDGTIYMEKFIEKPRHIEVQVLADSHGNAVHIGERDCSMQRRHQKLIEESPALFLDDETRAKLHEAAVKATRHIGYESAGTFEFLVDKHKNFYFMEMNTRLQVEHCVSEMVSGIDIIEWMIRIAEGETLFEQSDVKLSGHAIECRITAEDPVSFMPCPGKINKWIAPGGKDVRIDSHAHAGYIIPQYYDSMIGKVIVRGETRDRAIARMRRAMDEFEIGGIKTVVEFHRKMMRNPDFIANNFDTKYLEEHL; this is encoded by the coding sequence ATGGCGGAGATCAAACGGATTCTCATCGCCAACCGGGGCGAGATCGCCCTGCGGGCCATCCGCACCATCAAGGAGATGGGCAAAGAGGCGGTGGCGGTCTACTCCACGGCCGACAAAGACGCCAGCTACCTGCGGCTGGCCGACGCCACCATCTGCATCGGCGGCCCCAAGAGCAGCGAGAGCTACCTCAACATTCCCGCCATCATCGCCGCGGCGGAAGTGAGCGAATGCGACGCCATCTTCCCCGGCTACGGCTTTCTGAGCGAAAATCAGAACTTCGTCGAGATCTGCCAGTTCCACGGCATCAAATTCATCGGCCCCAGCGTCGAGGTGATGGCTCTCATGAGCGACAAGTCCAAAGCGAAGCAGGTGATGAAAGAGGCGGGCGTGCCGGTCATTCCCGGCAGCGACGGCGCCATCAAAGATGTGGAGGAGGCGAGAAAGCTGGCGGGCGAGATGGGCTACCCCGTCATCCTCAAAGCCGCGGCCGGCGGCGGCGGCCGCGGCATGCGGGTCGTCGAGGATGAAAGCTACATCGAAAACGCCTTCCTGGCGGCCGAAAGCGAGGCGATCACCTCTTTCGGCGACGGCACCATCTACATGGAGAAATTCATCGAAAAACCGCGCCACATCGAAGTGCAGGTGCTGGCCGACAGCCACGGCAACGCCGTGCACATCGGCGAGCGCGACTGCTCCATGCAGCGGCGCCATCAGAAACTCATCGAAGAGTCCCCCGCCCTCTTCCTGGACGACGAGACCCGCGCCAAGCTCCACGAGGCGGCGGTCAAGGCGACCCGACACATCGGCTACGAGAGTGCGGGAACCTTCGAATTCCTCGTCGACAAACACAAAAACTTCTACTTCATGGAGATGAACACCCGGCTGCAGGTGGAGCACTGCGTCAGCGAAATGGTCAGCGGCATCGACATCATCGAGTGGATGATCCGCATCGCCGAGGGGGAGACCCTCTTTGAGCAAAGCGACGTCAAACTCTCCGGCCACGCCATCGAGTGCCGCATCACCGCCGAAGACCCGGTGAGCTTCATGCCCTGCCCCGGCAAGATCAACAAATGGATCGCCCCCGGCGGTAAGGATGTCCGCATCGACAGCCACGCCCACGCCGGCTACATCATCCCCCAATACTACGACTCCATGATCGGCAAGGTTATCGTCAGAGGGGAAACCCGCGACCGGGCCATCGCCCGCATGCGCCGCGCCATGGACGAGTTCGAGATCGGCGGCATCAAAACCGTCGTGGAGTTCCACCGCAAAATGATGCGCAACCCCGATTTCATCGCCAACAACTTCGACACCAAATATCTGGAAGAACACCTCTGA
- the accB gene encoding acetyl-CoA carboxylase biotin carboxyl carrier protein, producing the protein MNLKEIKDLIKVFNNSELSKLKVEDGDFALTLEKGGTVVTAAAPAAAPAVQPSAAPAPAPAAAPAATEETALPENAVYITSPMVGTFYRSPSPDSPPFVKVGDTVKKGQTLCILEAMKIMNELEAEFDCKILDILVEDGQPVEYDMPLFLVEKL; encoded by the coding sequence ATGAATTTAAAAGAGATAAAAGATCTGATCAAAGTTTTCAACAACAGTGAACTGAGCAAGCTCAAAGTCGAAGACGGGGATTTCGCCCTGACATTGGAAAAGGGCGGAACGGTCGTCACCGCCGCAGCCCCCGCGGCGGCACCCGCCGTCCAGCCAAGCGCCGCACCCGCTCCCGCCCCGGCAGCCGCACCGGCGGCTACGGAGGAGACGGCACTGCCGGAGAATGCAGTCTACATCACCTCCCCGATGGTCGGCACCTTCTACCGCTCCCCTTCCCCCGACTCGCCCCCCTTCGTCAAAGTGGGCGATACCGTCAAAAAAGGGCAGACCCTCTGCATTCTGGAAGCGATGAAGATCATGAACGAGCTGGAAGCGGAGTTCGACTGCAAGATCCTCGACATTCTGGTCGAAGACGGCCAGCCGGTGGAGTACGACATGCCCCTCTTCCTCGTGGAGAAACTCTGA
- the dcd gene encoding dCTP deaminase, whose translation MGLKSDRWIREKALTEKMIEPFCEDQVGKGVVSYGLSSYGYDIRVSDEFKIFTNVNAEVVDPKHFDERNVVDVKGDVCIVPPNSFALARTVEYFRMPRNVLAICLGKSTYARCGIIVNVTPFEPEFEGHITIEISNTTPLPAKIYANEGIAQVLFLEGDEMCETSYKDKAGKYQAQTGITLPRILDGE comes from the coding sequence ATGGGGCTCAAAAGCGACAGATGGATACGTGAAAAAGCGTTAACGGAAAAGATGATCGAACCTTTCTGCGAAGACCAGGTCGGGAAGGGGGTCGTCAGTTACGGGTTGAGCAGCTACGGTTACGACATCCGTGTCAGCGACGAATTCAAGATCTTCACCAATGTCAACGCCGAAGTGGTCGACCCCAAACATTTCGACGAGCGCAATGTGGTGGATGTCAAGGGCGATGTCTGCATTGTGCCGCCCAACTCCTTCGCGCTGGCGAGGACGGTGGAGTATTTCCGCATGCCCCGCAACGTGCTGGCGATCTGCCTGGGCAAAAGCACCTACGCCCGTTGCGGTATCATCGTCAACGTCACCCCTTTCGAGCCGGAGTTCGAGGGGCACATCACGATCGAAATCTCCAACACCACGCCGCTGCCGGCGAAGATCTACGCCAACGAAGGGATCGCCCAGGTGCTCTTTCTCGAAGGCGACGAGATGTGCGAGACCAGCTACAAAGACAAGGCGGGCAAATACCAGGCCCAGACCGGCATCACGCTGCCCAGGATTCTGGACGGGGAGTGA
- a CDS encoding c-type cytochrome yields the protein MRNTVAIAAILLFVAAAFFVNRARHSDGHAAHLANHVSEPETCSRCREKERRLDLKTLRSTAYLESYITQIIAHGSSQHLGFKYGDMPARMADARAAPKIAAYVVTLAGRKPTHPEWVKEGRLFYISNCGGCHGEDGKGIHGTFPDLTRDPLLGIERRIRKLSVSR from the coding sequence GTGAGAAATACCGTTGCCATCGCGGCGATCCTTCTCTTCGTCGCGGCCGCCTTTTTCGTCAACCGTGCCAGGCACTCCGACGGCCATGCCGCCCATCTGGCAAACCATGTCAGCGAGCCCGAAACCTGCTCCCGATGCAGGGAGAAAGAGCGGCGGCTCGACCTCAAGACCCTGCGTTCCACCGCCTACCTCGAAAGCTACATCACCCAAATCATCGCGCATGGCTCCAGCCAGCATCTGGGGTTCAAGTACGGCGACATGCCCGCCCGCATGGCGGATGCCAGGGCCGCTCCGAAAATCGCGGCCTACGTGGTGACGCTGGCAGGGCGTAAACCGACGCACCCCGAATGGGTTAAAGAGGGGCGGCTCTTTTACATCAGCAACTGCGGCGGATGCCACGGTGAAGACGGCAAAGGGATTCACGGCACCTTTCCCGACCTCACCCGCGACCCGTTGCTGGGCATCGAGCGGCGTATCCGAAAGCTTTCGGTTTCGCGTTGA
- a CDS encoding OmpA family protein, producing MKKWVGKLLFLAMLSPWLLAGGLVTGATKYAKFESGDKVLFQSDFHECPVGEVPEGFDKIEGAVECVKYNDHIWVAPSAQAPFSLEKKIDLGSGDFSIEFTVMRYQGGGDFAFELFKNDKSGWDKKKIDRSLKYAMQYCELYLGGLGMVTRFRRCEKRALHFAIQVRRHQMRLYLNGKRLVSVPWNLRKEESVSGFIMSRRGGYAPKPYDTLITDIKVAKYTKKEAKPTPEKLGISVKKTKEGMKLTVPEKILFDFNKFILKPEAKEALSVVGDIIRENPAKKIVVTGYTDNVGSDKYNLKLSLQRAQSVADYLIYCEKVDPKLFKIEGRGKADPVASNATEEGRAKNRRVEIRLIK from the coding sequence ATGAAAAAGTGGGTCGGGAAACTGCTGTTTCTGGCTATGCTCTCGCCGTGGCTGCTTGCCGGCGGCCTGGTGACCGGAGCTACCAAATATGCCAAATTCGAAAGCGGCGACAAAGTGCTGTTTCAAAGCGATTTTCACGAATGTCCGGTGGGTGAAGTTCCCGAAGGGTTCGACAAAATCGAGGGGGCGGTGGAGTGTGTGAAATACAACGACCACATCTGGGTGGCCCCCTCCGCACAGGCCCCCTTTTCCCTCGAAAAAAAGATCGATCTGGGAAGCGGCGATTTTTCCATAGAGTTTACCGTCATGCGCTATCAGGGCGGCGGGGATTTCGCTTTCGAGCTGTTCAAAAACGACAAAAGCGGCTGGGACAAAAAGAAGATAGACCGCAGCCTCAAATATGCGATGCAGTATTGCGAGTTGTATCTGGGCGGCCTGGGAATGGTCACAAGGTTCAGAAGATGCGAAAAAAGAGCGCTGCATTTCGCCATTCAGGTGCGCCGTCATCAGATGCGCCTCTATCTCAACGGCAAACGTCTCGTATCGGTTCCATGGAACCTTCGGAAAGAGGAGAGTGTCAGCGGATTCATCATGTCACGGCGCGGCGGGTATGCCCCCAAGCCCTACGACACGCTCATTACCGACATCAAAGTGGCCAAATACACCAAAAAAGAGGCAAAACCGACACCGGAAAAACTGGGAATATCGGTCAAAAAAACCAAAGAGGGGATGAAGCTGACGGTCCCTGAAAAGATACTCTTCGACTTCAACAAGTTCATCCTCAAACCCGAAGCGAAAGAGGCGCTTTCGGTGGTAGGCGACATCATCCGCGAAAACCCGGCCAAAAAGATCGTGGTCACCGGATACACCGACAATGTGGGAAGCGACAAATACAACCTCAAACTCTCCCTGCAGCGCGCCCAGTCGGTGGCCGACTACCTCATCTATTGCGAAAAGGTCGATCCGAAACTCTTCAAAATCGAGGGAAGAGGCAAAGCGGACCCGGTCGCCTCCAACGCGACTGAAGAGGGGCGGGCGAAAAACCGCCGTGTCGAAATACGGCTGATCAAATAG
- the asnB gene encoding asparagine synthase (glutamine-hydrolyzing) — protein MCAIFGIIGPYDKAGALKAFQTLSHRGPDAHGFIAEPTLFFGHHRLSIIDPLPEADLPMRVGGALILLNGEIYNYKALRERLGGPFATESDTEVAAVAFKRWREAMPQYLRGMYAMAVWDGDALHLFRDPFGKKPLYWTKQGGTFVFASEIKAILALFPHLKPDSDAVKSYLSYQTFIAPYTLYGDIRQLEPGGMLRYEKGAISIETNDALPVKPTHEKMPQKEVEAVLRESLRYRLVSDAPVGALLSGGIDSSLVAAMAQRELPEALPTFTVGYEGYEKYDERAYAESVAAHIGSDHHAAKMTKADFFDCHDAWVRHIDEPLGDPAAVPLWFLSGRIARRGIKVLLTGDGTDELFFGYRPYFEMADIEKAAGLKFKNWLRNYFRAHYSPNREWEWYKRIFDGTVLYRSYAEIFTDLQQNLLLRQNVRDDTSLKWIAHYIERFENPAGPQWFGYIDFKVQLADLFLKKLDRATMAHGIEARAPFLDRTLVTKLMQCDPAWRMGDAPKWLLKRVAKAWLPEEILQRKKKGFSYPFAEWLHEEGEGEWLMEANAKRRFFRPDALRFIVEASRKKRFKHHFYTLWHYMRWLERH, from the coding sequence GTGTGCGCCATCTTCGGAATCATCGGCCCCTATGACAAAGCGGGGGCACTGAAAGCCTTCCAAACACTCTCCCACCGGGGGCCCGATGCCCATGGTTTTATTGCCGAGCCGACCCTCTTTTTCGGGCATCACCGCCTCAGCATCATCGACCCGCTGCCGGAAGCCGACCTGCCGATGCGCGTGGGCGGCGCACTCATCCTCCTGAACGGCGAAATCTACAACTACAAGGCGTTGCGCGAAAGGCTGGGCGGCCCCTTTGCCACCGAGAGCGACACGGAAGTGGCGGCGGTGGCGTTCAAGCGGTGGAGAGAGGCGATGCCGCAGTACCTGCGGGGCATGTACGCCATGGCGGTCTGGGACGGGGATGCGCTCCATCTCTTCCGCGATCCCTTCGGCAAGAAGCCGCTCTACTGGACGAAACAGGGCGGCACCTTCGTCTTCGCCTCCGAGATCAAGGCGATTTTGGCCCTTTTCCCCCACCTAAAGCCCGACAGCGACGCCGTGAAATCCTACCTCTCCTACCAGACCTTCATCGCGCCCTATACGCTCTATGGCGACATCCGTCAGCTGGAACCGGGCGGCATGCTGCGCTATGAGAAGGGAGCGATCTCCATCGAAACCAACGATGCCCTTCCCGTCAAACCTACCCATGAAAAGATGCCCCAAAAGGAGGTGGAAGCGGTTCTGCGGGAGAGTCTCCGCTACCGCCTCGTCTCCGACGCGCCGGTCGGGGCGCTGCTAAGCGGAGGCATCGACAGTTCGCTGGTGGCGGCGATGGCACAGCGCGAACTCCCCGAAGCGCTGCCCACTTTCACCGTCGGCTACGAGGGGTACGAAAAGTACGACGAACGGGCCTACGCCGAAAGCGTCGCGGCCCATATCGGCAGCGACCACCATGCGGCAAAGATGACGAAAGCCGACTTTTTCGACTGCCACGACGCATGGGTGCGCCACATCGACGAGCCCCTGGGGGACCCGGCGGCGGTGCCGCTCTGGTTTTTAAGCGGCCGCATCGCCCGGCGGGGCATCAAAGTGCTTCTGACCGGCGACGGCACCGACGAGCTCTTTTTCGGCTACCGCCCCTACTTCGAAATGGCCGACATCGAAAAAGCAGCCGGCTTAAAATTCAAAAACTGGTTGCGCAACTACTTCAGGGCCCACTACTCCCCCAACCGGGAGTGGGAGTGGTACAAACGCATCTTCGACGGCACCGTTCTCTACCGAAGCTACGCCGAAATCTTTACCGACTTGCAGCAGAACCTCCTGCTTCGCCAAAACGTCAGGGACGACACGTCGCTGAAATGGATCGCCCACTACATCGAGCGTTTCGAAAACCCGGCCGGGCCGCAGTGGTTTGGCTACATCGACTTCAAAGTCCAACTTGCCGATCTTTTTCTAAAAAAACTCGACAGGGCCACCATGGCCCACGGCATCGAAGCCCGCGCCCCCTTTCTGGACCGCACGCTGGTAACGAAGCTGATGCAATGCGACCCCGCCTGGCGCATGGGCGATGCACCCAAATGGCTCTTGAAACGCGTCGCGAAAGCCTGGCTGCCCGAAGAGATTCTGCAACGAAAAAAGAAAGGCTTCTCCTACCCCTTCGCCGAGTGGCTCCACGAAGAGGGCGAAGGAGAATGGCTCATGGAAGCCAACGCGAAACGGAGGTTTTTCAGGCCCGATGCCCTCCGCTTCATCGTGGAAGCCTCACGCAAAAAACGTTTCAAGCACCACTTCTACACCCTCTGGCACTATATGCGCTGGCTGGAGCGGCACTGA
- a CDS encoding class I SAM-dependent methyltransferase has protein sequence MPRIDQTTFYANALKKHGATARGVAWNDEKRQKRRFDALLKQVPDLASCTIVDAGCGFGDLFLYMQHIGRLPKTYIGVDMMAPMVEEAQKRTGRRILQRDLLTDPLPEADWYLASGSFNLLTRFETLLAVKRCFDAAQKGIVFNLLKGRDKSDTYNYWLPREIKKACAGLGRITVYEGYLEGDFTVKIEA, from the coding sequence ATGCCGCGCATTGACCAAACCACATTTTACGCCAACGCCCTCAAAAAACATGGTGCCACCGCCCGGGGTGTCGCCTGGAACGACGAGAAAAGACAAAAACGGCGTTTCGATGCCCTGCTGAAGCAGGTTCCCGACCTCGCCTCGTGCACCATCGTCGATGCCGGCTGCGGATTCGGCGACCTATTTCTTTATATGCAACATATCGGCCGTCTTCCAAAAACATACATAGGGGTGGATATGATGGCGCCGATGGTCGAAGAGGCGCAAAAACGCACGGGCCGGAGGATTTTGCAGCGCGACCTGCTCACCGACCCCCTGCCCGAAGCGGACTGGTACCTGGCCAGCGGCAGTTTCAATCTGCTGACACGCTTTGAAACCCTGCTTGCCGTCAAACGCTGTTTCGACGCCGCCCAAAAAGGCATCGTCTTCAACCTTCTCAAGGGGCGCGACAAAAGCGATACCTACAACTACTGGCTGCCGCGGGAGATCAAAAAGGCCTGCGCCGGCTTGGGGCGCATCACGGTTTACGAAGGGTATCTGGAGGGGGATTTTACGGTGAAGATCGAGGCTTGA
- a CDS encoding transposase, which yields MARKVRIETPGFHHIYNRGVEKRRVYEEDEDKERFLKILCDVSGHYDFTIHAYALMDNHYHLLVENRRKNLSDGMRQVNSLYAQYFNKKYDRVGHLWQDRYKSWCVLDERYLLTLFKYFEANPLKAGLCEEAGAYRFTMLADIKGGRIRPCMQESFIFRWYDTKTLLEAMDFDVGEEELDAIEEMKRHAIHLKRSPQTADDPRWLETFFDAIGDKNERNRKIHEAYARGASQSEIARKLSLSVSSISKILKNSKFKP from the coding sequence GTGGCACGAAAAGTCCGCATAGAGACGCCCGGATTTCACCACATCTACAACCGCGGCGTAGAGAAGCGCCGTGTCTACGAAGAGGATGAGGACAAAGAGAGGTTTCTGAAAATCCTCTGCGATGTCAGCGGCCATTACGACTTCACGATCCACGCCTATGCGCTGATGGACAACCATTACCATCTGCTCGTGGAGAACCGGCGTAAAAATCTCTCAGACGGCATGCGACAGGTCAACTCTCTCTATGCCCAGTATTTCAACAAAAAATATGACCGCGTCGGGCATCTTTGGCAGGACCGCTACAAGTCGTGGTGCGTGTTGGATGAAAGATATCTTTTGACCCTCTTCAAATATTTCGAGGCCAACCCTCTCAAAGCAGGGTTGTGTGAAGAGGCGGGTGCGTACAGGTTCACGATGCTGGCGGACATCAAAGGCGGTCGTATCCGGCCATGTATGCAGGAGAGCTTCATTTTCCGGTGGTACGACACCAAAACCCTTTTGGAAGCGATGGATTTCGATGTGGGCGAAGAGGAGTTGGATGCGATCGAAGAGATGAAACGGCACGCCATCCACCTGAAACGTTCCCCTCAAACGGCCGACGATCCCCGGTGGCTGGAGACCTTTTTCGACGCAATCGGCGACAAAAACGAAAGGAACCGGAAAATTCATGAAGCGTACGCGCGAGGCGCCTCCCAGAGCGAGATCGCCCGAAAGCTCTCCCTCTCGGTCTCGTCGATTTCCAAAATCCTGAAAAATTCAAAATTCAAGCCCTGA